A single window of Vibrio stylophorae DNA harbors:
- a CDS encoding LysR family transcriptional regulator: MALHIEKLDKRDLRKLELFCEIVEQGGISNATVSTGLSQPVLSNQLISLEGSLGVTLCKRGRSGFELTEEGHLVYGYANELSALLSEFASKLNGVQSKLTGHVRIGCLDNTVSLQHNPLTQAIEAFYQLSDAVEITLEVGDFTVLHEKLLKNQLDMMIVVLTEHNTNRFEHVVPLFTEQSCLYARRDRAEQLAARHYDLEGERINIGGYAVETMCQLLALDQYQKIHVVDGWHVESSLMLTRAGTHLSFLPTHLIDNHINHYDLVALQPKRWQFQSQFSVVLKCEEKRLSPAARAFFHTLQSHSQFKSDIQSTSE; encoded by the coding sequence ATGGCACTTCATATAGAAAAACTCGATAAACGCGACCTGCGCAAACTAGAACTTTTTTGTGAAATCGTTGAACAAGGCGGGATTAGCAACGCTACGGTGAGTACGGGCTTGAGTCAACCTGTACTGAGTAATCAGTTAATATCTTTAGAAGGGAGTCTCGGTGTTACCCTTTGCAAACGAGGACGTAGTGGTTTTGAGCTCACCGAGGAAGGCCATCTTGTGTATGGTTATGCAAATGAGCTCAGTGCACTACTTAGCGAATTTGCCAGCAAGCTCAATGGGGTGCAAAGCAAACTAACGGGCCACGTGCGGATCGGGTGCCTTGATAATACGGTGTCCTTGCAGCATAACCCCCTCACCCAAGCCATTGAGGCATTTTATCAATTGAGTGATGCCGTCGAGATCACCCTTGAGGTGGGCGATTTTACGGTGCTGCATGAAAAATTGCTCAAAAACCAGTTGGATATGATGATCGTGGTGCTTACAGAGCACAACACCAACCGCTTTGAGCATGTGGTGCCGCTATTTACTGAGCAAAGTTGTCTCTATGCGCGCCGCGATCGCGCTGAACAATTGGCCGCGCGTCACTACGACCTTGAAGGTGAACGCATCAACATTGGTGGATATGCGGTTGAAACCATGTGCCAGCTGCTTGCGCTGGACCAATATCAGAAAATTCATGTGGTGGATGGCTGGCATGTGGAGTCGAGTTTAATGCTCACTCGCGCGGGCACTCATTTAAGCTTTTTGCCGACTCACCTTATTGATAACCATATCAACCACTATGATTTGGTCGCACTGCAGCCTAAGCGCTGGCAATTTCAAAGCCAGTTTTCAGTGGTTTTAAAGTGTGAAGAAAAACGCCTATCACCCGCTGCACGAGCTTTTTTCCATACCCTGCAATCACATTCACAATTTAAGTCGGACATTCAATCAACCAGCGAATAA
- a CDS encoding phospholipase A, producing the protein MNHANNKRITMALFAALLSAPVLAQGLQIHEENYFLPAYHESKVNQDRFAPMNPNGHEAKSTLIQFQLSLKYQLLSLNWNPLAQALNPQALNQQVHEQQPQDGIYVAYTQRSNWEAYDDSAYFRDHQYNPEIFYRIHGKPWQLTFGFEHDSNGAGGTEEVSWNRLYIDAKWQQPWGFIRFRPWMRVGDLPYNPNISDFLGYGEMEIQWQPTAQQSLQFQVANFFTDDWNKGFYRISWNFPLVQELRGYIKAETGYGLTISNYNFRDSAIGLGFAFGL; encoded by the coding sequence ATGAACCATGCCAACAACAAACGCATCACCATGGCGCTATTTGCAGCGCTATTGAGTGCGCCCGTCTTAGCGCAAGGCCTACAAATTCACGAGGAAAACTATTTTTTACCTGCTTATCATGAATCGAAGGTGAACCAAGACCGCTTTGCGCCAATGAATCCTAATGGTCATGAAGCAAAATCCACCTTGATTCAATTTCAGCTTAGTTTGAAATATCAGCTCCTTAGCCTTAATTGGAACCCACTTGCACAGGCACTCAATCCACAAGCGTTGAATCAACAAGTGCATGAGCAGCAACCACAAGATGGCATTTATGTCGCTTATACCCAGCGCTCAAATTGGGAAGCCTATGACGATTCAGCCTACTTTCGCGATCACCAATATAACCCAGAGATTTTCTATCGCATCCATGGCAAGCCTTGGCAGCTCACTTTTGGCTTTGAGCATGACTCAAACGGTGCAGGCGGCACTGAGGAAGTGAGCTGGAATCGCCTCTATATCGATGCAAAATGGCAGCAGCCTTGGGGCTTTATTCGTTTTCGACCCTGGATGCGTGTTGGTGACCTTCCCTACAATCCAAATATCTCCGATTTTCTTGGCTATGGTGAAATGGAAATTCAATGGCAACCCACAGCGCAGCAATCACTGCAATTTCAGGTGGCTAATTTTTTTACCGACGATTGGAATAAAGGCTTTTATCGTATTTCATGGAACTTCCCACTGGTGCAAGAGCTGCGTGGTTATATCAAAGCGGAAACTGGGTATGGCTTGACCATCTCAAATTACAACTTTAGAGACAGTGCCATTGGCCTTGGTTTTGCCTTTGGGCTTTAG
- a CDS encoding family 16 glycosylhydrolase, translated as MHPILSIFAITALSTLATTSHAKKVNDSLDAFAPETWEIADGWHNGYPFLSDWRHDRVTFSDQSMQIQLRQNHDGSWSSGEVRSKDYFGNGCFQVEIKPVRADGVVSAFFLFAGHFDQDRKSNGIHNEIDIEFLGMNTNLVQFNYWTNDDGYENAHEHLHYLNFDAADDFHHYAIEWSDRAIKWFIDGELVHQINDSASDPIPSSKETRFKVMTNVWAAHPDLSNWTGSFDSQTHQSYQAEYKNYQYNPGKCRF; from the coding sequence ATGCATCCAATACTTTCGATTTTCGCCATCACCGCACTTTCGACCCTTGCCACCACAAGCCATGCAAAAAAAGTGAACGATTCACTCGATGCCTTTGCGCCAGAAACATGGGAGATCGCAGATGGATGGCATAACGGTTACCCCTTTCTCAGCGATTGGCGTCATGATCGCGTCACCTTTAGTGATCAATCGATGCAAATTCAGTTGCGACAAAACCACGATGGCTCTTGGTCATCAGGCGAAGTACGCAGTAAAGACTACTTTGGCAATGGTTGCTTCCAAGTAGAAATAAAGCCGGTCCGCGCCGATGGTGTAGTGAGTGCCTTTTTTCTCTTTGCAGGTCACTTTGACCAAGACCGAAAAAGCAATGGCATCCATAACGAGATCGATATTGAGTTTTTGGGAATGAACACCAATTTGGTGCAGTTCAATTACTGGACCAATGATGATGGCTACGAAAATGCGCACGAACATCTGCACTATTTAAATTTTGATGCTGCCGATGACTTTCACCACTACGCCATTGAGTGGAGCGATCGCGCGATCAAATGGTTTATCGACGGCGAGCTTGTGCACCAAATCAATGACAGTGCCAGTGATCCCATACCATCCAGCAAAGAAACACGCTTTAAAGTGATGACCAACGTTTGGGCGGCGCATCCAGACTTAAGTAATTGGACGGGGAGTTTTGATAGTCAAACACACCAAAGCTATCAAGCTGAGTACAAAAACTACCAATACAACCCAGGTAAATGCCGGTTTTAG
- a CDS encoding DUF917 domain-containing protein, with translation MIINDQMIDDIALGATVLGTGGGGDPYSGALMAKVAIANAVKPVELIALEQVEDDWMVVPSSMMGAPTVSIEKINSTSQMTVAFEAMEKALGQSIQATFPIEVGGFNSLIPILVAAQKGIPVIDCDAMGRAFPESQMVTFYLDGLPSAPNTMADEKGNVVTLYPIDGVWSERFARPITEQMGGSSSICDYPMRGKALKSSALNATLSKAQKIGEAIRMANDAGKSGVEAVLNIVGGYRILTGKIVDIERNTSGGFATGCVTIEQLAKQASSNAIDIAYVHFQNELLVAHGGDSSEDLSDTTLLACTPDLISILDHETGHPITTEQLRYGQRVDLIAYPCDEKWRTEKGIEVVGPNYFGYPVAYQPIELLYQMYTCNDGLEA, from the coding sequence GTGATTATTAATGACCAGATGATCGATGACATCGCATTAGGTGCCACGGTACTTGGCACTGGCGGCGGCGGCGATCCCTATAGTGGCGCGCTGATGGCGAAAGTAGCCATTGCCAATGCGGTCAAACCCGTTGAGCTGATTGCCCTTGAGCAGGTTGAAGATGATTGGATGGTGGTGCCTTCATCAATGATGGGCGCGCCTACGGTCTCTATCGAGAAAATCAATTCTACATCGCAAATGACCGTGGCTTTTGAAGCCATGGAGAAAGCCCTTGGCCAATCCATTCAAGCGACTTTTCCCATTGAGGTGGGCGGATTTAACTCACTGATCCCTATTTTAGTCGCTGCGCAAAAAGGGATTCCTGTGATTGATTGCGATGCCATGGGCCGCGCTTTTCCTGAGTCGCAAATGGTGACTTTCTATTTGGATGGTTTGCCTTCTGCGCCCAATACCATGGCCGATGAAAAGGGCAATGTGGTCACGCTTTATCCGATTGATGGCGTGTGGTCTGAGCGTTTTGCGCGTCCGATTACAGAGCAAATGGGTGGATCTTCTTCAATTTGTGATTATCCGATGCGCGGTAAAGCGCTAAAAAGTAGTGCGCTCAACGCCACACTGAGTAAAGCGCAGAAAATTGGTGAAGCGATTCGCATGGCCAACGATGCGGGTAAAAGCGGCGTTGAGGCGGTGCTCAATATCGTCGGTGGTTATCGCATTTTAACGGGCAAAATTGTGGATATTGAGCGCAACACCAGCGGCGGTTTTGCCACTGGGTGCGTTACCATTGAGCAGCTAGCCAAGCAGGCTTCAAGCAATGCCATTGATATTGCCTATGTGCATTTTCAAAACGAGCTTTTGGTGGCACATGGTGGCGACAGCTCAGAAGATCTGTCAGATACCACCTTGCTCGCTTGTACACCTGATTTAATTTCAATTTTGGATCATGAGACAGGTCATCCCATTACCACGGAGCAATTGCGATATGGCCAGCGCGTGGATTTGATTGCTTATCCATGTGATGAAAAATGGCGCACCGAGAAGGGGATCGAGGTCGTGGGGCCGAACTATTTTGGCTATCCCGTGGCCTATCAACCCATTGAGCTGCTTTATCAAATGTACACCTGTAACGATGGTTTGGAGGCCTAA
- a CDS encoding hydantoinase/oxoprolinase family protein, giving the protein MTELNYRLGIDVGGTNTDGVLLDSALNCVAKIKVPTSADVSTGIDHAIAALLAQAKIQGSQIQYAMLGTTQCTNAIVERKGLDRVGMIRLALPSGSSVPPLCGWSKAWQALLGEHFYQAHGGYEYDGQEIAAVDFDEIFALCQQMQGKVDSIAICGVFSPVNGEQELQVAKWVSDALPAVNISLSHKVGSLGLLERENATILNAALQGTAKRFVDGFCQALVKHQIHVTPYFGQNDGTLMSQEFALKYPILTVACGPTNSIRGASHLTQLADAIVVDVGGTTSDIGALTHGYPRESSAAVELGEVRTNFRMPDILALAIGGGTMVAMNGHDAIELGPQSVGHQLTERALSFGGDILTLTDVALTHGAMSWHDDTHPAQAISLSADKASAVYQRMVAVVEEGIDKMKTSADKVPVILVGGGSALMPNHFEGVSEVVRPLHFEVANAIGVALGEISGQLDKIVPIPVAERKAVMASLEQEAKAIAIEAGADASALAVIEKSEIPLSYLQGNMVHVKIKVAGPIA; this is encoded by the coding sequence ATGACGGAGCTTAATTATCGACTGGGCATTGATGTGGGCGGCACCAATACGGATGGTGTGCTGCTAGACAGCGCGCTGAACTGTGTCGCTAAAATCAAGGTGCCAACCAGCGCCGATGTTTCCACTGGGATTGATCATGCCATTGCCGCATTGCTTGCGCAGGCAAAGATTCAAGGTTCGCAGATTCAATATGCGATGTTAGGTACCACCCAATGCACCAATGCCATTGTTGAGCGCAAAGGCTTAGATCGGGTCGGTATGATTCGCTTAGCCCTGCCAAGTGGGAGTAGTGTGCCGCCGCTCTGTGGTTGGAGCAAAGCGTGGCAAGCCTTGCTGGGCGAGCATTTTTATCAAGCCCATGGCGGCTATGAATACGATGGCCAAGAGATAGCTGCGGTTGATTTTGATGAGATCTTCGCACTATGCCAACAGATGCAAGGCAAGGTGGACTCCATTGCCATTTGTGGGGTGTTTTCGCCAGTCAATGGTGAACAAGAGCTGCAAGTGGCGAAATGGGTGAGTGATGCGCTACCCGCTGTGAATATTTCGCTGTCACATAAAGTGGGCAGTTTGGGACTGCTAGAGCGTGAAAACGCCACCATTTTAAATGCCGCGTTGCAAGGTACGGCCAAGCGTTTTGTGGATGGCTTTTGCCAAGCGTTGGTCAAGCATCAGATTCATGTCACACCATATTTTGGTCAAAACGATGGCACCTTGATGTCGCAGGAATTTGCGCTGAAATATCCTATTTTGACCGTTGCGTGCGGGCCAACCAATTCCATTCGCGGCGCATCACATCTGACGCAATTGGCCGATGCCATTGTGGTCGATGTAGGGGGCACCACCTCAGATATTGGTGCACTGACTCATGGCTATCCGCGCGAATCCAGTGCTGCCGTAGAGCTTGGTGAGGTGCGCACCAATTTTCGCATGCCAGATATTTTGGCGCTGGCCATTGGTGGCGGCACCATGGTGGCGATGAATGGGCATGATGCCATTGAATTAGGGCCACAAAGTGTGGGGCATCAGCTCACCGAGCGTGCTTTAAGTTTTGGCGGTGACATCTTGACTCTGACCGATGTGGCGCTGACCCATGGCGCGATGAGCTGGCACGATGACACGCATCCTGCTCAGGCGATTTCACTGAGCGCGGACAAAGCAAGCGCGGTGTATCAGCGCATGGTGGCCGTGGTGGAAGAGGGTATTGATAAGATGAAAACCTCTGCCGATAAAGTGCCAGTGATTCTGGTTGGTGGCGGTAGCGCGCTGATGCCCAATCACTTTGAAGGCGTCAGCGAAGTGGTGCGCCCACTTCATTTTGAAGTGGCCAATGCCATTGGTGTGGCGCTAGGCGAGATTTCCGGTCAGCTCGATAAAATTGTGCCGATTCCTGTGGCTGAGCGTAAAGCCGTGATGGCGAGTCTTGAGCAAGAAGCGAAAGCCATTGCCATTGAAGCAGGCGCCGATGCGAGCGCGCTGGCAGTGATTGAGAAAAGCGAAATTCCGCTGAGTTACCTGCAGGGCAATATGGTGCATGTCAAAATCAAAGTGGCCGGTCCCATTGCTTAA
- the nsrR gene encoding nitric oxide-sensing transcriptional repressor NsrR — MQLTSFTDYALRTLIFLASLPDERRTSISEVSALFDVSRNHMVKVINKLGHLGYIRTVRGKNGGIQLMVAANAITVGQVIRDLEPLTLVNCSVEFCHITPACRLKEKLAQAKNVFLAELEHCTIADLLNDNQELLILLSPP, encoded by the coding sequence ATGCAGTTAACCAGCTTTACCGATTACGCGCTTAGAACATTGATATTTTTGGCCTCTTTGCCAGACGAACGCCGCACCAGCATTAGCGAGGTGTCAGCGCTTTTTGATGTCTCAAGAAACCACATGGTCAAAGTGATCAATAAACTGGGTCACTTGGGATACATTCGCACGGTACGCGGAAAAAATGGCGGCATTCAGCTGATGGTCGCAGCCAATGCGATCACCGTAGGTCAAGTGATTCGGGATTTAGAGCCGCTGACATTGGTCAATTGCAGCGTAGAATTTTGTCATATCACTCCTGCGTGTCGGCTGAAAGAAAAACTCGCGCAAGCGAAGAATGTTTTTTTGGCTGAGCTTGAGCACTGCACCATTGCCGATCTATTGAATGACAACCAAGAGTTGCTGATTTTGTTATCTCCGCCTTAA
- the hmpA gene encoding NO-inducible flavohemoprotein has product MLSRQTIDIVKATAPLIAETGPKLTAHFYDRMFAHNPELKDIFNMSNQRNGHQREALFNAICAYAANIENIGALLGAVEKIAQKHASFLITADQYQIVGHHLLATIDELFSPGQEVLDAWAEAYGVLANVFIQREQQIYDDNAAQQGGWQGLREFKLVEKIQQSSTITSFVFEPSDGGLVSRFKPGQYIGIYLNSPSFKNQEIRQYSLSSAPQPNRYRISVKREDGGQVSNYLHDELNLGDTVKLTTPSGDFFIDVTPSQPVALISGGVGLTPMLSMLESLASHQAPIHWVHATENGEQHAFKDEINALLANHHSATSSIWYREPQAQDKPGVDYQHQGLVDLTHLESLRADTDTQYYFCGPTAFMQHIAKQLIDLGVSQSQLHYECFGPHRVL; this is encoded by the coding sequence ATGCTCAGCCGTCAAACCATCGATATCGTCAAAGCGACCGCCCCCCTCATCGCAGAGACCGGCCCTAAGCTCACCGCGCATTTTTACGATCGCATGTTTGCCCATAATCCAGAGCTCAAAGATATTTTCAATATGAGTAACCAGCGCAACGGCCACCAGCGTGAAGCGCTGTTTAACGCCATTTGTGCCTATGCTGCCAATATCGAAAATATCGGCGCTTTACTTGGCGCAGTGGAAAAAATCGCGCAGAAACACGCCAGCTTTTTGATCACCGCCGATCAATATCAAATTGTCGGTCATCACCTACTCGCCACCATTGATGAGCTCTTCTCTCCCGGTCAAGAGGTGCTAGATGCATGGGCAGAAGCCTATGGCGTGCTTGCCAATGTATTTATTCAGCGAGAGCAACAAATTTATGATGATAACGCCGCGCAACAAGGCGGATGGCAGGGTTTGCGTGAATTTAAACTGGTTGAAAAAATCCAACAAAGCAGCACCATCACCAGCTTTGTTTTTGAACCCAGCGATGGTGGTTTGGTTAGCCGTTTTAAACCGGGACAATATATTGGTATCTATCTCAACAGCCCAAGCTTTAAAAACCAAGAGATTCGCCAATACAGCCTCTCCAGCGCGCCGCAGCCAAATCGCTACCGCATCTCAGTGAAACGCGAAGATGGCGGCCAGGTTTCAAATTATCTGCATGACGAGCTCAATCTTGGTGATACCGTAAAACTCACCACCCCATCGGGCGATTTCTTTATTGATGTCACGCCGTCGCAACCTGTGGCGCTGATCTCAGGCGGTGTGGGTCTGACGCCCATGCTATCCATGCTGGAAAGTCTTGCCTCACATCAAGCACCGATTCACTGGGTTCATGCCACTGAAAACGGTGAGCAGCATGCCTTTAAAGATGAGATCAATGCGCTGCTTGCAAACCATCACAGCGCGACATCATCCATTTGGTATCGCGAGCCGCAGGCGCAAGACAAACCAGGTGTGGATTATCAGCACCAAGGTTTGGTGGACTTAACCCATCTCGAATCACTGCGTGCAGATACCGATACCCAGTATTATTTCTGTGGTCCAACCGCATTTATGCAGCATATTGCCAAGCAATTGATTGATTTAGGCGTGTCACAAAGCCAGCTTCATTACGAATGCTTTGGCCCGCATCGTGTGCTTTAA
- a CDS encoding cytosine permease: MDAQTVKHKIDDFELTPVPKRAKRSWYVISLIWLAIGIDISGLYLGAFLSSGLAIEDALFATFAGSAILSVLAMLCANIGYQAGVSTPLVSSAVFGRQGGKLLGIINGISLVGWFAFQADFFALIMVEALAKYGIVISHFVALVAGALLMMITAIYGVRALGKLSTYSVPLMVSLITFGLYSASSLTATETHQISAPLSMGEAISYVMAIWILAAVAAPDIARYAKTRRDAILGAGFGFLLGNSAIIVVALLLTQMTGTDNLVNVFFSLGLGMAAIIILVFAQWTTNSSNLCSAALGLSVAMPRIPRPVLVVMMTVVAICIAQFGMVDKFTSFLTLLGVTIAPSAGVYLAQYYLLDPQRLTFAAIQNAPDWLVKGLMAWGFGSLISACTAPEFLGLFTITNISAIDGIVAAMLAYVALVKISIGSKETACDY; the protein is encoded by the coding sequence ATGGACGCACAGACGGTAAAACATAAGATAGATGATTTTGAATTAACGCCTGTGCCCAAGCGAGCCAAGCGTTCTTGGTATGTGATTAGCCTCATTTGGCTGGCCATTGGTATTGATATCTCTGGGCTATATTTGGGCGCTTTTTTAAGTAGCGGCCTTGCCATTGAGGATGCCTTGTTCGCCACCTTTGCTGGCTCTGCCATTTTGTCAGTATTGGCAATGCTCTGTGCCAACATTGGCTATCAGGCGGGTGTGTCTACGCCGCTTGTCAGTAGCGCGGTATTTGGTCGCCAAGGCGGAAAGCTACTGGGGATTATCAATGGCATATCGCTGGTGGGGTGGTTTGCTTTTCAGGCTGATTTTTTTGCACTCATTATGGTGGAAGCGCTGGCCAAATACGGCATTGTGATCAGCCATTTTGTGGCGTTAGTCGCTGGCGCATTGCTGATGATGATCACCGCTATTTATGGCGTGCGCGCTTTGGGAAAACTCAGCACTTATTCGGTTCCTTTGATGGTGAGCCTGATTACCTTTGGCCTTTATTCAGCCAGCAGCTTAACGGCGACAGAGACGCATCAAATCAGTGCGCCATTGTCCATGGGTGAAGCCATTTCATATGTGATGGCGATCTGGATCCTTGCTGCGGTCGCCGCACCCGATATCGCCCGTTACGCCAAAACACGTCGTGATGCGATTTTAGGGGCAGGATTTGGCTTTTTGCTCGGTAATAGCGCCATTATCGTGGTCGCCTTGCTCCTGACCCAAATGACGGGCACCGACAATCTAGTGAATGTGTTCTTCTCTTTAGGCCTTGGCATGGCCGCCATTATTATTTTGGTCTTTGCCCAGTGGACCACTAACAGTAGCAATTTGTGCTCGGCAGCCTTGGGCTTGTCTGTGGCGATGCCGCGGATCCCTCGTCCTGTGTTGGTGGTGATGATGACCGTCGTGGCTATCTGTATCGCCCAGTTTGGCATGGTGGATAAATTCACCAGCTTTTTGACCCTACTTGGCGTCACTATTGCGCCATCAGCGGGTGTTTATTTAGCACAGTATTACCTGTTGGATCCGCAGCGCCTGACCTTTGCCGCGATTCAAAATGCACCGGACTGGCTGGTGAAAGGACTGATGGCATGGGGCTTTGGTAGTTTGATTAGTGCTTGCACTGCACCTGAGTTTCTTGGCCTTTTCACAATCACAAATATTTCAGCCATTGATGGCATAGTGGCCGCCATGTTGGCGTACGTGGCACTGGTAAAAATCTCGATTGGTAGTAAGGAGACAGCTTGTGATTATTAA
- the creD gene encoding cell envelope integrity protein CreD, with amino-acid sequence MKNIFEHPLMSKFACVIVLFFLVLIPVSMVKSLIQDRDKLQQNVIQEIAASSSGAQQIVGPIIRVLYSDTTEVDGKPQQVMRQRLILPNDYDVNAKLSSFEKYRGIYHARLYNAQTSLQGTFDLSALTDLSHDQIKGVALIVSVKDSRGLLRLDQMTLAGHNLTVYPGTSIDTLSQGFYSPIDVRYLNLSAPVRFDLNFLLQGMGELKVAPIGKMTEVTMSSEWPHPSFIGDSLPISSKIQDSGFTAQWSSNHLSSNIGSLIDACVTRGAACDALAKRQMGVALIEPVDHYLKSYRAVNYAALVIMMVFASFFLLEIFQARPVHPVQYGFVGLALALFYLVLISFSEHIGFNLAYSVSALASTALLSIYVSGILKNRKHGALFAAGLLALYGMLFGLLQAESYALLMGTTLCFAVLSVLMILTRDVDWYAYGAKRSSNEEATAAQQPDGETQPKVDDWFASYERNPILSTSKDEPSK; translated from the coding sequence ATGAAAAATATATTTGAACATCCATTAATGTCGAAATTTGCATGTGTCATCGTGCTGTTTTTTCTCGTCTTAATTCCAGTGTCCATGGTCAAGAGCCTTATTCAAGATCGCGACAAACTACAGCAAAACGTGATTCAAGAAATTGCCGCCAGTAGCAGTGGCGCGCAGCAGATTGTCGGGCCGATTATTCGTGTCCTTTACAGCGATACCACTGAGGTGGATGGCAAGCCACAGCAAGTGATGCGCCAGCGACTGATTTTACCCAATGATTATGATGTGAATGCCAAGCTCAGCAGCTTTGAAAAATATCGCGGGATTTACCATGCGCGCCTGTATAACGCGCAAACATCCTTGCAAGGCACCTTTGATCTCAGTGCGTTGACTGATCTCAGTCATGACCAAATCAAAGGTGTGGCCTTGATTGTCAGCGTGAAAGATAGCCGCGGTTTATTGCGTTTAGATCAAATGACACTAGCCGGTCACAATCTCACAGTTTATCCCGGCACCAGTATCGACACGCTTTCTCAGGGTTTTTATAGCCCAATCGATGTGCGTTATTTGAATTTGTCAGCGCCAGTTCGTTTTGATTTGAACTTCCTACTACAAGGGATGGGCGAGCTTAAAGTTGCGCCTATTGGTAAAATGACAGAGGTGACCATGTCCTCTGAGTGGCCGCATCCAAGCTTTATTGGGGACTCATTGCCAATTTCCTCGAAGATTCAAGACTCTGGGTTTACCGCGCAGTGGTCAAGTAATCATTTATCGAGCAATATCGGTAGTTTGATTGATGCCTGTGTGACGCGTGGCGCCGCCTGCGATGCATTGGCCAAGCGCCAAATGGGTGTGGCCTTGATTGAGCCTGTGGATCACTACCTAAAATCTTACCGTGCGGTGAACTATGCTGCCTTGGTGATTATGATGGTGTTTGCGAGCTTCTTCTTACTGGAGATCTTTCAAGCGCGCCCAGTACACCCAGTGCAATATGGTTTTGTCGGCTTGGCGCTAGCACTATTTTACTTAGTGCTCATCTCCTTTAGTGAGCACATTGGTTTTAATCTCGCCTATAGCGTCTCTGCTTTGGCATCGACAGCGCTGCTCAGTATCTATGTCTCGGGGATTCTTAAAAATAGAAAGCATGGTGCGCTTTTTGCAGCAGGACTGCTCGCCCTCTATGGCATGCTCTTTGGTTTGCTCCAAGCTGAAAGCTATGCACTACTGATGGGAACCACGCTTTGTTTTGCAGTGCTGAGTGTCCTGATGATTCTGACACGTGATGTGGACTGGTATGCCTATGGTGCCAAGCGCTCATCCAATGAAGAGGCAACCGCGGCGCAGCAGCCCGATGGTGAGACCCAACCCAAAGTCGATGATTGGTTCGCATCCTATGAGCGAAACCCCATCTTAAGCACAAGCAAAGATGAACCATCGAAATAG